One Camelus bactrianus isolate YW-2024 breed Bactrian camel chromosome 14, ASM4877302v1, whole genome shotgun sequence genomic region harbors:
- the ANKRD10 gene encoding ankyrin repeat domain-containing protein 10 isoform X3, whose amino-acid sequence MPVVNGEAEDDADKMLVDREFAVVTDMKNSSSVSNTVTNGCVINGHLDFPCSTQLSGMESRNDQCLTGPNGIGSGLVPGPPFPRSGGSPGVSGAEEPEKMVSASAEMCGSLHLNGSPSSCVASRPSWVEDIGENLHYGHYHGFGDTAESIPELSSVTEHSRSVEVEEGYASAVLGAAHLYHGS is encoded by the exons ATGCCAGTTGTGAACGGCGAGGCAGAAGACGATGCTGACAAGATGCTCGTCGATAGAGAGTTTGCTGTTGTAACAG ATATGAAAAACAGTAGCTCCGTATCGAATACAGTGACTAATGGATGTgtcatcaatggacatttggacTTCCCCTGCTCGACACAGCTCAGTGGGATGGAAAGCAGGAATGACCAGTGCTTAACAGGACCTAACGGAATTGGCAGTGGGTTAGTTCCAGGACCGCCATTTCCGCGTAGCGGGGGCTCCCCCGGTGTCAGTGGGGCGGAGGAGCCAGAGAAGATGGTGAGCGCCAGCGCCGAGATGTGCGGGTCCCTGCACCTGAACGGGAGTCCGAGCAGCTGCGTGGCCAGCAGACCTTCCTGGGTGGAAGACATAGGGGAGAATCTGCACTACGGACACTACCACGGCTTTGGGGACACTGCCGAGAGCATCCCCGAGCTGAGCAGCGTCACGGAGCACTCCCGCTccgtggaggtggaggaggggtaTGCCAGCGCCGTGCTGGGCGCCGCGCACCTGTACCACGGCTCCTAG